The Macrobrachium rosenbergii isolate ZJJX-2024 chromosome 29, ASM4041242v1, whole genome shotgun sequence genome contains the following window.
GGACTGAGGTTGTGTTTGTTTGGGCTTCGAGGGGATTAAGAGGACGTAGGTTTAGAAGTGGTGTAGGCAAGGAGGTTGGATTGAATATaggtggcatctctctctctctctctctctctctctctctctctctctctctctctctctctctctctctctctctctctctctcatatacacacacactctgtacatgcatacataaaatgaTAGAATTAGTGTAAATCGTTACAGAATGTTTATGAAAGCGACCTTTGGAGCAAAACAGGGCGAACGAAAGGTCAGAGAATGGAAAGGCGGTGAAAGTGTGATCGATTGGCTAACCAGGTTCTTGAGGAGTAAGTGAGAAGAATAAatattgtttgtgtgtaagaGGCTGAAGGTGGCAGAGGTGAATGCAAGAATTTTAAGACCACGATGGTATGACTTTGTATTCTTGGGAGGGTGTGTGATAAGGACTGATAAGGAAAGAGTTTTGTGGGTTTTTACGAAGAGGACGATGTGCTGAGATAATGatggagaaataaaattatagatatatatatatatatatatatatatatatatatatatatatatatatatatatacatatatgtatatgtgtttatatatatactgtgatgtATATCCGTGTATGAGATATTAGTAATGTGGATATACGTTATAATGCAACGAAAATCAAATAACCATTTGTTAgcgttaatatttttctttggtgaatATGCTCGTACACGTTATGTATGGAAGGATTTTTGAATAAGAATTAAAAAGGTTGttaactaacgagagagagagagagagagagagagagagagagagagagagagagagagagagagagagagagagagagttccctttGAAGAAAGCTCACGACTGTCTTTTAAAGAAGAGGAACCTCTCATGGGATTATGAAGGCAGtcgagtattctctctctctctctctctctctctctctctctctctctctctctctgcgaaatcCGTTTGTTTTGAGGCTGTCAAGGCGACTTGTGTGCGCACGAAGAGGTGGCCAGTGCGTGCAGATTCGTATTGAAATGATTAGCTCGAGAATCACGAacttcctgtttttatttatatttttttttttcctttttttcatcgcATATCTGCGGATTTATTGACCTTTGCATGTCaagtcttccattttcatttgatcATATTTGGTTGTTTGTTAAAAGTAGCGTCAGGGTATAAGAATCAGCGAAGCAAAACGTTTTGTTCAACGTTATCAAATGGGGGACAAGAAATATCTGGATACGTCAGAacgtttgtgcgtgtttgtgttattACATCAGTACTTTTAGATCAAGACCtcatttataattacaattacgtGTCAGTGGTTTTGTGGGCCTGACAgcctacataaacaaaataacgtaAATTGAATTCTCAGGCGTACGAGTATAGCATAGGCCTAAACAACTTGATGTACCCCTGATGATATGTTGTGTGAAAGACGAATCTTTAAACCTTCTCATtctggtttttaaaaatttcattcattaatgcTTTATGAAAGATGAATCTTTAAACCTTCTCAttctggtttttaaaattttcactcATTCAAGCTTGAAATCTCTGCAACACCTGACGTCCAATTTGAACAAGGACAAGCACGCAGTAGGGACTCTTATCTTTTTAAAAGACTCACATCCTCGAATGGAAAGAATCGCAGCTGTGGGTTGTACTCCATCTGAATGAGCTGCAGGGTGGATTCACTCCCTTGGAAGGCTCCCACTTCCACCGCCTGCAGGTTGGTGCTCTCGATGACCGCCTCTCGGAATGTGGCCGGCCCGAAGGTGCCCGCCCTTAGGACGGTTTCGCTGGGCACCTGGTCTCCCAGGCTGTAGAGCAGGAACCTCTCGAAGCTGTGGATAAGAAGGAGGACTGTTGGCaaaaaatgaggagaaagaaTGGTAAAGAATTGGAAGACGAAACTGGTTTTGGTCTAAGTGATGAGATTGCGTGATTCACGTGCCTCAAATCCGATGAAATCAAGGGATTGATTTGCTTAAGGAACTTCTTACCattactgaactctctctctctctctctctctccctctcccaagAGAGTTCTGCGCCTTTACACAACGTGAAAAAGATTGCTCAATTAGGAAGGTAACTGTATCGTGATCATCAACCTCTCATataggcctaaattctgtgtgACAACAGTGTTCCATAAGCCATATCTATTGCGTAATAGCCTCTGATGTAAAAGGTTATTAACCAGAATCGATCTTCCGAAGATATGTAGGGTATTACAGTTATGTAATTGAAATAACCCAATCTTAAGTGTCATCATTACGAGCGTTTACGTAAGCTAAGAGAGTATGCTGGCACGTTATCTGATAGATTCTGTTTCGTCTTTACGTATCTGGGATTTCTGCTCTTGATGAGAgcataattttgtatttaatgatgataatgataaattattattattattattattattattattattattattattatatacagagcAAATAAATCGGCAACGACTTATATTTTAGGTAATAAATGTCTCGGCAGAATAGACCTATCGCAAGGTTTTcgaaatatttgtcatttaatttttaatcgcATTCGCTCTGCGTTTCTTAAAACCATTCTTTGGCCTTTCGGTCTTTTATTACAACTCTTACTACTGCTATACCAATATTTCTACCAGTCTCATTCTTAACATTGTTCACCACTTTTGCAAACGTAAGTTCCTTTTGCCTTTCAACTCTTTCCGTAGGTGACTGGGTTCTACCGTAAATCCTTTGTACTTTATCTTATTGGTAGAAGTTTATCCTGAGGGCACCGATGTCTTATCATTTCACTGATAAAAAGAGTTTACACTAAGGGCATCTAGAGATAGCACCTTACGCTCCCTGTGATAGCGGCAGAGTTTTGAGGAGACTAAATGTTAcaagaattctttgaaaaacttgGTGAATGCTGTTGAATGATTTGACATTTGAACTCCTTGACATGGAGTGAATTATTCTTTGATTAAcctagaatatatttttatatatttcttacattatACCCTCATCATATAACTAAATTTATTCCATGTATTTCTGCgcttgtaatatatttttggtaaagtCATGATTAACGATAGTTATTTCGTGATAAACTGGACAAAGTTATTGAGTTACTGGTCCTTATATCTGAAAACTGTGCGATTATTGTCGAGTTATTTTGGACTTTCAGTGATTCTTGGTGAATTTGGATAATACACTGAAATTGTAGCGTCACAAGACAGGCGTAAAAAGATTAAATGGAACACAGGGTAGAAATGAACGCAGAAAGGTGGTACACACGAACGGAGCACATAACAAAAATGGCAACACCAAGATTTAGTAGCTTAAGCTGGCTTTAACGAAaatgcaacgcattactgcccAAAGTTAATAATTCTCttacatgtttatctatttattagtttattgaatTTGTTTCAGATAACTGagctcctctttctgcatttcctattaacttctgttagtctttcaaatgaacacccatgttctctggaagcttgaatttcaagtcagtggccccagtgggcttgttccatatgaatagggttcatcttctggatgtaataataataataataataataataataataataataataataataataataataatcatacctTCTGTCAATGAAGGTTGCAGTCCTGAAGATTTCTCTCACTCTGGTGAAGTTCCCAGTTGCAGAACAGTTGATGACGGCTGTGACCGGCTCACACGTGCAGGGGAAGATTGTTTCGGCTGAAAGggttaaattaaaaaagaataggGGCTGTCAAATCATTGACTGGATTATGTTAACCTGGCGTTACAGTAACCAAAAGGCCCAGGGTGCCGAAAAGGAATATTTATGGAACTCGTAtcggggtagcgccgtcagtgcaccccatgcggtacactgtaggctttacttgaggttctttgcagcagtctcttcggcccctagctgtaaccttcttcatttcttttactgtacctccattcatattcccgttcgtccatcttactttccaccctctcctaacagttgattcatagtgcaactgcgagatttcacacctttttactctgtttccgtttcggcgttgaatgacctcatagaccccagcgcttggccagtagcctaaactctgtattcactTAATGTGAATGATCcatgttcataatatatatgcgGTTCTTTTACTTAATGTTAATTGACAGAAGCGGTGTTGCAGTGACATAGGTGGTGCATTGGTGTCTTCGTTCCGTTATCGACGGTTGATTTGACAATCCCGAATTTTGAGTTATATAATTCTAATACTGTTGATATTCAGTGGGCTATGCTTAATTTGAAAATGCTGGTCATAAGTGTTAATAGTGAATATTGTAGACATAAGATATTGGTCAAcgtgaatgtaatatatatatatatatatatatatatatatatatatatatatatatatatatatatatatatatatacaatatatatatatatatatatatatatatatatatatatatatatatatatatatatatatatatacatatatatttgtacacatatatcGTGTATATTAACGTAAAACGTGATAgtcagggaaattttttttttttatttttggtatctaAAACTGCATAACTTTTGAACTTGGATACAAagtttttgtaaagtaaaaagTTTCAAATTGATTTTAAGTTCCTTCAAATGACTTGTAAAAAATGTTGTGACAAagttcaagtatatatattatatatatatatatatatatatatatatatatatatatatatatatatatatgtgtgtgtgtgtgtgtgtgtgtatatacatattatatgcacACATTATGTTCTTCAGGCAAAATTTTCTCATTCTAAAGAACTCTTGAATTTATGGAACTTTGGATGTAAACGAAGTCAGTTGATAATGAAGCCTATTATTCGACATAACATCTGATGTACATTGGCACATTTGAATTTTGAGTTTCGGATTCAAATCGACTCTCCCGAACCATTGCGAGAGAAGTTGAGCTTGGAAGCGTATAGCCTAGAGGGCGTAACCTTGAAAGCGTAAGTTTTCCATCTTTGGGTACACCAGAATGCGTTCATTCTTTGTCGATCGATGTAACCAAAGCTGAGCCGAaattccttgctctctctctctctctctctctctctctctctctctctctctctctctctctctctctctctctctctctcattcagggcatttttattcttgaaatttgAGTTaaatatagttctctctctctctctgctctctctctctctctctctctctctctctctctctctctctctctaagtacaattctctctctctctctctctctctctctcttatgagcaCTCTCTCTGTTTCACTTTATGTTTATGAGCACTCGTAATCTCCTTTCACAAAATTAcctgagtatgtgtgtgtgtgtgtgtgtcaatatgtgTGTCAGTTTATTCATGAATCATCCAAAAGAACCTTTATCTCTATTTGAGCCTCTGAATCTCAGAGGATAGCACACCCATGGTATTATAAAATAAACGCTTGACTATCTCTTGTCGTCAGGAGCGGTGATGAAGTCACGTTGTATGGgataatgatagtttttttttgggATGAATCATTGCACTGCTGATATGATGTAAGTGTTGGAAGGTCACGTGCAGTGTTCCTATATTTATTAATACTTCCCTGGCCTCTAGTGCGCATGCGTTCGGGGTAACGTATTGCTGAATGTGTGAGACATTGAAGGTTGTATATGGATGGAAAGTgtgctttgaaaaatattgtgaattgGGTATGTTTTATGAATGGAAACGAtgtacaagaaaatatttttgtcgaAGCAAGTCCTGTATATCTATGAAGAGGTATGATATGGAGAACACTCGTATTTGAGAGCGTCaaacatttttcctcttaatCATTATCtagttgtttatttatatacttttatactgtataatttgttttgttgatgTGATGCTGTGACATTAGTTAAATATGCCAATCAAAAATTTCCGACCTATGCACATTTTCGTATCGAAAAGGAGTCTTGACCTCAATGCATCTTCATTGGCCTTCGAGATGATGAAACAAGTTCTTATATTATGCTTTTGCAATTTTGTGTACattccactctttttttttttatgattgcccAATTTCTTCCCTTGAATCATTAGGCCCTAAATCTGGCCCACGCTCAAAAATTTTTGCTTGGGGTAATTTTTACTTCGAACACACAGTCTGTTCTTTGAAGCTGAATATTTAAAGTCAGATCCAAAAACTTAACATAAATTATCCTGTCCCCAGCCCACGCTCCCGGCCATCTTGTCAGTTCATCTAATATTCATGAGTTTCCTGGAGCAGAAGCTTTTCCAATTTATCTGGAAGATTAATAATTTCTTCGTGGGCCCTTCTGACGTGTTGTCTCCCTTATATGTAACCTAACGTTTGCctcagccagttttttttttttaccatggtttTGGTAATCCTGAATATTGgctcttcttttaattttttgtattgggCTTTTGTTTTGGTACTCCATCTCCGAGTTCATTGACCTCCGGTGTTGTAGAGGCCGAAACTCTGGTTATTTAACTTCAAAGTTTTACTTTCCTTAAAAATCTTGGTTTAACAACTCTGTCACTCATCCAATCAGAGAAGGAGGACATCAGTCTTTCCTAATATTTGCTTCTCATTCCTCAACCCACGTGACATCATTGAACATACATACCTTTTGCAATAAGTACAGGTCTCTTCAAGTATTTTCTTAAGTCTAGCATAAGCCCCTGATGAccagttttcttatttaaaatagtCTGTTCATTGTCTTGCAGACCTATTTTAGCGTCTGTTTTCAAATACGTTTTCGTCGAGTTGTTCCATTTCCTGTCCCTGCTGTCATCTGAGTTTCTCAGTGACCCCCTTCTCTACATTACTTTTGCTTGTTATTCAACTCTTCGTGTCTCTTAGATTACCTTCCTCTCCCaatcattttctttcagtattctACCAAAACTCACTGTGATTAAATTTCTTCATTGATCTGCTTTGCCCTCATAACAAATTGGAAAGGGGATCTATTGATGTAGTCAAATTTGGCGGTGTTAATAGACTTTCCACTCGGCAACTTGTATTCGGGAATGTCCCGTTTATGAATTACGCCATCGAGAGTATGTCATTGTAGAGTTTTTACAAATATACTGTGAATTCTGCCTTGCAGAGATGTTGAATATGAGAAAACGCTTACTGCTACTGAGCGGAAATAGATTGAGAAGAAAGCAATGGAATAGTTTGATAATTTACAAGAGAATTGTAAAAGAAAGTGGGATAATTTTTTAGAGTAATTGACCAACGAAAGATAAACTTCAGTCACACAACTTGAAGATCTGAATGGGCAGTCATACTCATGGGAGGATTTGACAGGGAAAACGCGAAAGGTTTGAGATCAACcgccaaaataaaaactatcaaaaCAGACACTCACCAATAGGACAGCGGACGAGTTCGGCAGTTTCCTGCAGGTTTTGAGATCTGCTCTGGCCATCTCTTTCCTGCAAGTGCCTCAGTAATGCTCGAGGGACATTTAATGAGCTGTAAACCTTGTCCCTCTTGGCAGCAATGGCTTCCAGCACTCTTGACGTCTTTTGGAGACCTCTGACAGGGTAGCCGAGGGGGTCCCTTTGCTGTAACATTTTGTAGCACTTATCTGCAACTTTGTTAACCTTGTTGATTTTGTTGTCCACTTGGGCGGTTGCTGTGCTGTTAAACAAGTTCTTTTGTGGGAGGTTCTTGAGGGGACTTTCATGGGGCGTGTCGAGTCCTGTGGTATCTGTAGGCCCCTCGTTTATAGGCGATTTTATATCGTTTGCTCTGCCTTCTGATGCTTCATGCTGAGACGAATTCTCTCTCCGTGAAGCCCTCAGCCGAGAAGGACCAGCCGGTCCCCCATACGCCACGAAGGAGAGGTTCAGAGTCAGGAGAATTAATATAGAAGACCTCATTTCGTCGAAGCGAAGACCCTTTCGTCTACACCGGATACCCAAGAAAAAGTTTCTCTCCTAAGCTTCCTGTGGACCACAGCATCAACAACTGCCTTTTCACACACTTGTATAAATACTCTTGGTCTTGCTCAGGAGGAATACGCCGCGCTCGGCTGCAATA
Protein-coding sequences here:
- the LOC136854530 gene encoding oplophorus-luciferin 2-monooxygenase non-catalytic subunit-like — translated: MRSSILILLTLNLSFVAYGGPAGPSRLRASRRENSSQHEASEGRANDIKSPINEGPTDTTGLDTPHESPLKNLPQKNLFNSTATAQVDNKINKVNKVADKCYKMLQQRDPLGYPVRGLQKTSRVLEAIAAKRDKVYSSLNVPRALLRHLQERDGQSRSQNLQETAELVRCPIAETIFPCTCEPVTAVINCSATGNFTRVREIFRTATFIDRSFERFLLYSLGDQVPSETVLRAGTFGPATFREAVIESTNLQAVEVGAFQGSESTLQLIQMEYNPQLRFFPFEDLHKFSELQEIKLSFGRIEGVQPLHTVPKLESIQLNANSIGYIDPYAFAFLPKLETLDLGSNHLTTIQAHDFAFSSPDVILYLDQNRISNIEDEAFSNEQPSLLDLYQNQMTTLNASVFQPILENIIQKQYDTYIGAEENPLCCLGVEWILQNPSYLNIVYLPTLDCYSLAGLEKNVYQ